atatcaatttttcattgttcTATTTCTTTcggataaataaaacatagacCTCCGTTATACttcattatacttttaaaaagatcaatttataaaatttttatcaatgaaaattttttgtatatgagatataaatattaataaaagatgtaacacaaaagaaatttgtcttgtgtataataatttataaaaattaaattaagcaaagcttcaataatttattttgaaaataactttaaaaatatattaatttattttacagatataattcatttagcatttattttaaaagtcaatatatcatttttttagaataatcagtttatatattatagttttttaaatatttacacactTCGTGATTCTTTGTAGTGTCTCTCTAAGGAATGCGTTCATGCTACTGGTCTTATTGCAAAGGCGCAATTAACTAACGAGTTACTAATTCTGattcaaaaaatgtattacgtGGAAAGAAGTATGTTATTTATTGGACTGATCAACGTGATAACATCAATAGAAGAGAACCTAGCAGAACTTGTAATACTTGCCGACGATGCAAGACATTTATTTAAGCCGTTAAACTTTCTCacacgtttaataaaattagcaaaagCTAAAAAAGTTCTATTTTatccatgtaaaaaaaaacaacttggCCAAGCATGTTGTGTATCTACCTACATCAGTGCAATTTCAATAAGAATTGGACCTTCTTACTTCTCAGAAGAAATTAACAAGATCAAGCATGATATTGAATCcattagaaaataaagtataatctcGATTGATATTTTGGGTCCTTCttctaattgaaattattgtacactataactttttatacgagataatagatataaaaaaaaaaaaatatatatatatatatatatatatatatatatgtttacaaaaaaattttgattcttatataaaacataataaattattttcacatgggtttacatacaaaaacatacaaaaacatacaaaaattgcaaaaaaaaaaaatttttgtattatacaaaatgaacatatatacaaaaaattatgttaatataaaaatcgagttacaactaaaattatttttgaaaacaaggcaaaacattaaatttccaGTTACCGTGCCAATCAGGGTAGAGCTGAGATGTAAACATATtgttttgaaactttttacaTAACTGTTGTTGCTTCTCATTATTAGGGAAATCTTGAAACCACATTTTCAATTGCTGAGCCAGCTCATACTCGTTCGCAAACACCAAACTGTTCTCATTGTGTCTTACCAGCTCTGATAAGCTAAACAATAAAACGAATATTTAGTAAGAAAATCtactttttaacaatatattacattaaatcatattaattttcaatttaccaattaaaattatatgcacaaACTGGCAAGCGACAACCAAACATATCAACAACTTTCATAGGTAAATCCAATCCACTTGATGAAGTATGGAGACATACTCCTAAGTCTGCACTAGCTGTTTCAGAAAACAAtggttatttaaaatataaaaatataaaaaatctcttataaaagaatataagagaatatataatgttatactaaaaaaaaatttgttaattatagtaataacaTATAGATGTGTAATACCTAATATTTTCGGATAATCTTCATTTTCAAGCCATAGTGTTTTTACTTTGACATGtttccaatttttcaaattaacaaTAGCCATATAAAAGTCTTTTAATGGTCCTTTTCCTGTTATTACACAGATTAAATCTGGTAAGTTCAATTCTCTGTTTTCACACACATTTTCGTATTCTATAAAAAGTAGcagaaatgtaattttcatcaTCTAACATGTGTAAAAATGATCATGAATAAAACAAATGCATATAGAGACACAACCTTGTAATGCATTTATAAGGATTGAGAAATCTTCATCCTCGGTCCAACTAGTACTGGATACAATGAAACCAGATCTTCTTGGTGAATAAGGtacaattacattatatttttcagctAACTTTTGCAGAAATTCATTCTTTTCTGTCAAAGTTATAGGACAGAATTCATCTGCTGGCTTATCATATAGAACCTTAgctctataattataaatgttattattaaatgtaagtCATTtgcttttaaagatatatttatacagaaatgtataaagctattaaaacatatttgtgagtcttagatataaatatatattatataaattatataagtttgatgtaagataattttaaaatagttagATAACatagttttgtaaaaattattttctatagaaaaagatttgataaatattactaaCTGGATACCCCAAGTTTTTTCCAAATCTTTTTTCATAGCTTTGGtgacacaaaaattattctttgctCTGCGaccaaatattttctcaattctTCTTGCCAGATTCACTAGAATATGTTCTTTTCCCAGGCTTAACGCCATAAGAGAATGTGCATAGTTGTGCCAGTCGATTATAAACTGTGTGTTCATTATTACGCAATAAAGCCAACATATTGGTATTGTTGGTATCGCAGGTGGATTCTGTATTATTAAGGAACCTGATAtccgttttttaaataataattgtaaaagatcAATGGTCTGCCATGCCACTTTTACTATATAACACAGAAGACGTGgcaatgctaaaaaaaaaataaaatatatattgttttaatatactgTCTTTGTATAAACAAACTATAGgaaaaacagaattttataaagagacaTGCCAAGAGTATACCATTTTGCATTTCAGGAGGCGGTCGCAAATAATGAATCCGTATACGTGTATTCTCTAATCTCTCTCATTGGCGGTGAACCAGGATAACCTACGACATCAACGATAAATCCTTCCTTAGCGAAGGAGATGGCATGGTATTGCATTCGCGGGCTTCTGCCAATGTCACCGAGCACAAGCACGCAAACATTTTTCCAATCGGATTTTAATCTTCTCTGATATAAACTTCCCAAATAAGAAAGAATCGGCAAAGATaccaaaaatatcaatatgatgtatatgaacatttcaaatgaaaaattgattttttaatcgcgTGGATCTTTTCAAAAGTCTAACTCGCGCAAGTCAGTTTCCTCTTGTtataatatctgtatataataatttccttATTGCGTACGTTTCGTTTCACTAATGCATGATGCGTatcatgcattatttattcttgtttAACATTATTGTAAAACTGTCGGGACCaaacattgtttttattatttatgtttctttattatttattcctcGTTcaatccatttttttattcaagacaCATGCGTGAAATAAAGATGCAATGTTTTTTAGTCGTTTACTGCAATAAATTCTCTCATATAATTACGTGGAAAATTGTCTACATTTTGTACCGCAAATGCAATTCCCCTATTCTAGAACAGCTGTTGCTATGCGTTTGAAAATCTGCTCGCTTGAGTAGAACAGCATTTCATTGACCAATCGGGACGAAGAAATTTTAGTTCATTTTGTTCTGATTAGTCAAATGTAGCCATGAAGAACGAATCTAGCATATACGTACACACGgttgaaaatctatatatatatatatattcgtatatcCTATTCGGTGCTCGATGGAAAAGGCGGGAAACGATTGGCACATCGCGAGTCGCGAACTACCATCGTAGGTCGTGGTATTGTATTGTCGTGAGACACGAGCGgcattgaaatatttcgtaataagAACACAATTTGTTTTGTGATCAATTTGGTGGcactattaataaattcttagcCTGTAAATTAATAGTTGAAGTATATATACGAGTAACagttaatttatatgcatacacACGTTAGCATTTCGTTTCGTTAGCACATCCGTTAGAGGTTTTTTCgttatttctgttattttttttcacttccTGTAGAGTAACAGAAAGAAAcgggataaaaaattatatcgcgtTTTCGATCGAacgagaaaagaataatatatatgtagagaaaaaaggaaatttttatgttatatcttTCATCTCGAAACATGAAAGATATCAAACAGTATTTTTCCAATGACACGAAGATCGTCGACGAGAGAGCCTCTGCAGATCTTGAAGAGGAGAGTGGACAGTGGAAAACAATCGCGGCAGGTAAACGCGGACGCGTGAAGATTCGAATATCGCGTACTTCTTCCCAAGAGAGAACGTGCGACATAGTAGAAAGCAAAAATGATCTGATTGACAAAACGCTTAGTCCGTTCAGTGGCAAGGTAAACAACGGTGAGGGAACTATGCCTGATGAGACACCAAAAACCAAACCAAAGCGGAATTTCAGAaaggtataaaatttaaaattcaataaaagagTTGCAATTGATGGTTGCTGATTTGTCGAAATCTAAtggaattttcttttaaggGTCCTGAgctcacaaaaataaatgtatatcaaTCTGAAAAAGCAAAGTATGTGGAACAAAATACAAACGAGTTAAGTGAACAAATTATCATAGATTTAGACAGTATTTCTAATGACAgtacaaagaatattaatgaGGTTGAAAATGTAGAACTCTGTAATGAAGTTGGTTCTCAGCGAGAAGAATCAAATGCATTTCAAGTTTTGATGAATCGAAGTAAACCAATACAGTATAAGGAACTGTCACCGCAATCTATagaagatattgaaaataaagagaaattggATGACATCAAAGAATTAAGATCTAGACATAAAGAGAAACTGATAGCCTTGGCTGATAAAAAAGGATATTCGAAAAGAAAGATTGCAGAGATGGAAGAAGGtgagagaatagaaaaaaatatagaaaaccgcatgagattttttaaaagtgatGTCACAGACGATATTGCGCATAAAAGAAATGACAGTATTggattatcgattaaaaataacaaacagCAGTCTGGAAATTTGCTGGATTATTTCAGGTAAATTATAATccttatgtaaaattaacattacaattctttataatatattatttttaaattattgctaagtatagtaaaattattacaatgcaTGTACAAGTAAATCCAGATTTTAGAATAAGAATCTTAGAAttgtttagaaattttaagattgcttaagcaaaataattattatatgtttttattgtacaGTAAATCACCCTTGGAATCGAAAAACGAAGACGAGAAATATACATCTACTTTTATCGTAAAAGCGGACGTCCATCAGTCTAATAATTCCGACATTGAACCTGTAATAAAGTCAATATCGAACAGGATATATTCTagcaaaaaatgtttaaagtcAAAGAATCTTTCTACAGTGGATGATATTCACATTATAGcatctgaaaatttatatttaacgcaAACAAATAAGCAAGACATGCAAAAGCGGGAGAAACCCCGTTGGTCTTTacgtataaaattacattctacTGAAGACAATGATTCTTCAAATGGTAATGTAATAAGAgtgtttatataacaaaaaatgaaaacctCAAATATACACAGAATGTCATACATATGATGTAAAATGTAGATAGAGTCTCCCAATGCTCATTGGTCGACGGCAATGATTTTTGTTTCACACTTTGATCGctgattttgatatttttaaataggtTTTtagcaagaatttttttataacgataaaattaatatacataattttgcattacaGATACCACTgacgatgaaatattttcactgagaaacaaattaaaatttaatacctcGAATAAATTTCGGAACTCTGTAAATATGGAAGATAAAAATGTCTACTCGAAAGATTGTAACAGTCATATTAGAACGAAACCGCCAAATAAGGAGAAGAAAGAATCAATCGGTAAACAAAAAGGAGACAATGTGCAAAACACTGCGAAAGACGCTAtcgttattgataataatagaaatgttgATATACAGAcgaaaaaattgaacgaaaTTGCTAAAGTGGAACATAAAGACACGAATGAAACGATCATAACAATGACTGATTCCGaatgtgaaattattaatgaatatgtCTTGAAGAGAAAGCCGAACGAAAAACTTGCACCATTATTCATTAAACGACGTAAAACAAATCCGGTTGTTACAGCAGCTAAACGTTCATTTTTGCAATCGGACATAATAGACATGGAGAATAAGAACATAAATCGTAAGGCACATAACAATAGTAGCATTTCTACATTACCGTTTCCCGCAATCAGTCACGTGACACAATTGAAAGATACATcggatttgattaaattagagATCGAGTATAAATTTTCGACGAAAgtcgagagaaaatatttgcctTCGAtagatgttaataattataaatgtatttgtaattatagtaAAGTACCAAAAGCGGTTGAAGTGAAGATTAATGAGCCTGTGAAGGCAAACATTGATGAAATATTGTCCGAGATCGAGGAATTTTGTCCGGACGCACGGAAAATATGGAAGACTATATCAACGATCAAGAgcgatttggaaaaaaaatcgccTCCACCGCGAATGAAAAGTAGGAAGTCGAGAATAGTTGagcgaaaaaagatattaacggAAAATATTGGAAACGAAAAAAGTCCGTTGCACGATTGCGTTTGGACGTGTAAATATAAACCGATGAGCGCAGAGGATATAGTAGGAAATGAGGAAGCCGCGGGAAAACTGAAAGATTGGCTAAGTGGCTGGAGAGCATCCTTAACAAAACAGGACGATGGCAGTAGTAGCGACGAATTCTATTCGTCAGACTGCAGTTCTTCGTGCAACAACCgtgaaaataatcaaatagcTGTATTGTTGGGTCCACACGGCAGCGGAAAGACAGCGAGTGTATACGGAGTAGCGGAAGAACTCGGTTATAGGTTGGTAGTTGTGAAAGTTGTagagcttaaaaatattattgtgtattttaaataatgattctttgtgcatattaaaattatttaatattaaaagtaataaatctttatacattaaagacataattaaaaacatgtaatatatatatatatatatatatatatatatatatatatatatatatatatataacaatgaaatGTTAAAGCATTTGTTTACTTATGATTAATATCATGATAATATGTaagataatattcttttattcatataaaataaattttgcaattaaagtaTTACATTGTTTAAAATGGATTAAATAATACAGCTTGTTTTTGCAGTGTACTTGAAGTAAATGCGTCCTCTAGACGAACGGGAAAGAAAATCTTGAAAGAATTGGAGGAAGCCACGAAATCGcatagaattaaaaagaacAAACATAAATCTCCCTTTGCACGAATCGCAAATGAGAATGAGATTCCGAAAATATCGCAAAACTCTTTAATTCTTCTAGAAGATGTTGATCTCATTTTTGAAGAAGATGAAGGATTTGTGTCCGCTGCATATCATTTGGCATCAAAGACCAAACGACCGATTGTCATGACATGTAGAGATACATGTCCTCACTTGAGCAAAATGGCACCACAGcagaacaaaatttattttcaaaaagtaaATGGTAGCAGAGTGTCTGCTCTATTGGAATTAATTTCGCTGGCGGAGACGAATCGCAGGCTTCCGCATAATTGTCTAATGGTAAGCAATCTTCCTTTATATTGTGTTGAGaaagattcatatttttatggaaatatatacTGTCTACAATATTTTGGCAACTTACAATATTTGTatgagaattttgaaaattggaGGACCTTGATGTACTAAAAGAAATCTGAACGTCAcaagttataaattaacattcaaatttaaatctgtatattaaaattactcttAAATGTTATTCAACATGATTACACTCTTCGCACGACATGTGAcagtcaaaaaatatatattcgaaattatttcattatttagaaattactaCAAGCAGGCGATCTACGGCAGGCATTGCTCCAGTCACAATATCTGCTACTCTCTGGTCCACCAGAATTAACTGAACGATCTACGACCATTAAACCGTCGCTTTGGCAAAGCGTGCAACGCTACTTGTACAAACCTGCGATTAAGATGATAAATAGGCACAAGACAAGGAAAGGTACAAATACCAAAAGGTTCAATGATACTGCATTTATACTGGATAATTTAGCTGAGAATTTGGACAGTTTATCTCTAGTGTCGACTTTAATCGACATCGAAGAcacaatgttaaatatatcggAGGAGAAAGCGCAACCTAATTTATCTTTAGCCGAAAACATATCGTTCTATTCCGCTTCGCGCGATCTCAAAGTAGATATAGCAACTTTTATTAGTGACCAAATTCTCTGCATTGATTCGAATGCAAATGGGCTCAtgcaaaatcaaaataatattattttgaggaAACGACTGAATCGAGGAGTGGATCTGGCGCTATCGCATGTCACTTCCACATGTTTAGATCAACGAATCATAGCGTTAGATTATCTTCCGACAGTGCGAACAATATGTCGCGCGGAAGAATTTCGCTCTACTATCAATTACAAACGAAGCAATCGTTTTTTCCATTATCTGCATAGTTACATACCGTCGGCATCGATGAAACCGAATATTTTAGCCGCTGCGTGTAAAATGTTGCAAGAAAAAACCATATCCGCATGAGTAGTTATTAGTGATACTATCGATTGATCCGACctaaaaaaacatacattcTTTCTATCTATGATGAATGTgatgcttatatttttaataaaatttaatatcatgataaattaagtgaaagttttatagcatattatttatgtctataattatgatgtaatataaattgtgatGCATATtgttgtgtaaaatatatatatatatataataaacattattttagtgttttccctcttttttgtaattaaatttgttatatttcagcaaagaaaataagtattttagcATCTatacaaatttgaaaaaagtagaattacatctataataatttacatagaaAGTGAAGAAAACATTGCATATTCGCAACAGTTGACTGTTCAGAGATATATTGTCTCCTATTTTCTGGATAGATTATAGCGTTATAAACGTATCTGATTTTATTTGTCTAACATCAAGAATAACATACTGTTTGTGTCTAAATGCATCTAAATAAATCTACAATGGGAATGTGGATTTttgtacacatttttatatacattgctgTTATTCTCCATATTGCGCTATATATTGTTACACAACCgcggattatatattttattgtaattgctgggaaattttcatgataaatatttgaataaaagaatatttattttcttaaatctctgtattttccctctttttcaaatattgtgaaaatgtttataatgattatataatattatacaagttaaatctttatatgatGCAGCTTGCGAtttaattcttcaaattttagtATTTTGCGAATGAAGAAATCTCCATAACGGTGCGCTACCTTTGTATCAGCAATGTGGATCATATCATGATCAATATAGAAATCCAACTGAAACAGAAAATTATCTTAGCATGGAACATTCATAGTAATATATTCtaagtatttaattatgttaattaattgattaatatgtaTGTCTTCCAGGAACTTAAATAACAGAAAggcagatttatttatatatgaacaaaaattttgtaatgcctttgacaaagaaaataaataatatatcaaatttatgaaaaaaaactatataaaattatttttaacaatataaattaggagaaatgtatcatttttttctagagaAATCAGTAATAAGATctgtattgttaaaaaaagcattaaagaGATATAGACATATGAAGGACAAtgaataatcttatataaattattatttttaatactgctggcaattaaaattataatattatgtatacatatatatattattgtaattttaatgcaGTATATAAATGGTCTAATATAAGACATACCTCAGAGCCGGATTGAAATTTTCCATCTAATCCCGATGTACCTTTTGTCCAAACAATATTCTTCATTTTGTgcttaaaacataataaatgaatCGTCAAAGCATTAACTTCTTTGTCCAAGTCCCAACCCTCTATATCAGACCTAGTATTATTGCCCATGAATGTAGCTAATTTGCTTAGTGGTAATGTCGTGTAGAGTTTCAAGTATGAACGGATGGTCGGCAACATTTTTTGCTGCACCACTTCGTCCATAAAGACTTGAGTTTGATGCTTGATGGCTTCACGAACGTAATCTTCGTTAGGATTATCCGGATTCGGTGGTGTTAAAGCCAGGAATTTAGGACATGCAAAAACGAAACAGTTTTCAAACTCTGTAAGATCGCCGTACTGCATCTTATACATCTTTTCATGATAGTTCTTGTCCCGTAAAGCTTGCTGCAAGCCTTCGTCTATGCATTGTGGATGTAAGACTAGACAGATGGCGAGTAAATGGTACATTTGCTCGGTTTGCTTATTTATCTGATCATTCTGATAGCTCCGCGTGGCGAACAGCTGCTTTGTACGTTGGATGTATAGTAGGATACCGGAGAATGTTCTGATCGCATCCGCATATCGGCGCATCATCATATACGCAAAGCCCACATAATATGCTGTCGAAATCTGACAACCAGGTACATGGGAGTACGCACTCTTCTTGTAAAGCTCCACATTCTCCAGGACTTTTATGGCCTGATAATAATCTCCCAGCAGAGAATGCAATCTTAGAAGACCAACAAGGGAGAAGTAGCCGAGCATCTTGTATAGAGAATGTCTGCCAAAAGCGCCGGCTACGGAATCTGGATCACCGCCGCTCGCATATACCTCCAACTGGCTCTTGATTTTCGATTTATCGACCAGATAGTGCAGAACATTTAATACGCACAAGACATCCCAAATCTTGTTATGCGCGTTCAGATTCTCAATCTCGTCCGGCGTCTTATTAGATAGATTGGCGCGATATTGAGCGAACGATTGAAACTGATAAACAAACTCGTCGATGAGCTCCCACAGCCACTGGTCGGGCAGTTCCAGCTGCACTGGAGTGTCCGGATTTAGAATATAGTTGAAGAGATCgcagtaattataaaaagagttGAGACGTTGCTCCAGCGTAGGGCCCTGCATGCGCGCGTAAATGTGACGGTAATAAAGCTCCTTGTACAGAGTAAGGAAGACTGGATCATTGTCGACGATATGAGTGATCGTCAATGCGTCCGGCCACGGCGACTTATCAAACAGCTGTTCCGAGATCTTGGGGAACGAGTTCTCGTACAAATTCTGTATCTCGAAAATCATACCTTCGTTGATGCAGTTGCGTAAGAAAATAAGGAAATTGCGCACCACCTCTGGTACTTGCCGATAGCTCGGCCGATCGTACTGATCATGCACCTCCGGTGGCCCGTAATCGTCGTAGGCGTCATACTACAAAAGAAAGTGTGtatattgaaaaacaatttttgaaacaaaaagattgggtaaatatatatagagttacGTTAAAGCACTACTAAGCTTCACACTaagttttctataacgcttatgcaatatatttcgataCCTCGTTGTAGTCGTCGTACATCCTATTGCGTTAAAACGGTGACTTAGAAAGAACGTAAcctctctttttcccgaacCCGAGAGGTGCAGCACAAACACACGAGTCGCCAAGAATcatagaaaatgaaaacttGAGACAGGAGTATCAACTCGAAagaataaatcgaaaaatgtCGCCATCTAATCAATTGGCGTCActaagagataaatattccCTATACGAGAAAGATAGTATTCAATTGCCTATTGGTTTACTTGAATATAAGAATCTCTGATTGATCGAGCTAAATACCCTAGGCGCCAATTTGATGCAAGTATCATGTTCAATCGCACTATGTACGAAAAAACTTCTTTGACGCTCAGTTGACGCTCCCATCTTTAGTCTTTTATTTagtcttttattctttataaaaaactttcctAGTATGCTAGTGATTTGCAGCTTATTCGAAAGAGTTTTTGTAGTCAAGAATCACAAGTGACTGCATCGCATACGCTAGGCAAAGTTGTTTGACATTTGAGTCTCTTCCTAAATGTAATACATAATCGCGCATCGCAATGGGGATACTGGAAAAAATCTCGGAAATTGAGAAAGAAATTGCACGAACGCAAAAAAACAAAGGTAAACATCGCATCGATATTGCGATATGTCTTAACCTACATGTACCTATCCTACATTATTGCTCGATATTATAGCTCTAACATATCACTTAaatggaacaaaaaaaaaaaaactatttacaaatatatattcgaaacaaatatatttgtaaaatttaattgcagcCACTGAATACCATTTGGGTTTGCTGA
This sequence is a window from Cataglyphis hispanica isolate Lineage 1 chromosome 17, ULB_Chis1_1.0, whole genome shotgun sequence. Protein-coding genes within it:
- the LOC126856045 gene encoding eukaryotic translation initiation factor 3 subunit L — translated: MYDDYNEYDAYDDYGPPEVHDQYDRPSYRQVPEVVRNFLIFLRNCINEGMIFEIQNLYENSFPKISEQLFDKSPWPDALTITHIVDNDPVFLTLYKELYYRHIYARMQGPTLEQRLNSFYNYCDLFNYILNPDTPVQLELPDQWLWELIDEFVYQFQSFAQYRANLSNKTPDEIENLNAHNKIWDVLCVLNVLHYLVDKSKIKSQLEVYASGGDPDSVAGAFGRHSLYKMLGYFSLVGLLRLHSLLGDYYQAIKVLENVELYKKSAYSHVPGCQISTAYYVGFAYMMMRRYADAIRTFSGILLYIQRTKQLFATRSYQNDQINKQTEQMYHLLAICLVLHPQCIDEGLQQALRDKNYHEKMYKMQYGDLTEFENCFVFACPKFLALTPPNPDNPNEDYVREAIKHQTQVFMDEVVQQKMLPTIRSYLKLYTTLPLSKLATFMGNNTRSDIEGWDLDKEVNALTIHLLCFKHKMKNIVWTKGTSGLDGKFQSGSELDFYIDHDMIHIADTKVAHRYGDFFIRKILKFEELNRKLHHIKI